Genomic segment of Amphibacillus xylanus NBRC 15112:
ATTTGGCGGTGGTAGTGGTGGCGGTGTATCAATTACACCAATTGCTTTTTTAGTTACCCATAGACAAGGTCATGAAATTATCCACTTGCATGATCGTATTCATTTATATGATAAGTTGTTTGAAGTAGCACCACAGGCAGTAGATAAAATTAAAGAAATGTTAGCGGATCGAAAAAGTGAAAAAGAAGATAGTAGAAAGTCTTAACCCATAGCGCTAACGATACTCTTAAAAAGACTCTTGGTTTTATCAATTGATAAATTCAAAAGTCTTTTTTTACGCGAAGGGTAAATTTAATGTTTTTTTGTTGGTTTATGTTATACTATATTACTGGGTAGAGGAGGAGAGCGAATTTGATTGAACAGCATTTTAATCAATTAGACGTGATAGTAGAAGAACATGCAAACCAAAAAACACAAAATTATTTAGATAGCTTAATTGATGTTTTAGAATTGACTTTAGCTGATAAAGATCAAATATCGGACCAATCTTTGTTTGAAAAAGTGAAGCAACTACAATTTGATCAATTAGAGAAGGATCAAATTCGTAAAGTAATTGAATTAGCTAGCCTCAAAGGACTACAAGGAGCTGTTCAAACGCAACATTTGATTACACCAGATACAATTGCGAGTTATATGGTTTATCTGATTGAAAAGATTTTTCCTAAAAGACAGGAATTAAGGATATTTGATATTGTTTCAGGATCAGGAAATCTGCTTACAGCGGTAATGAATCAGTTAGAACGTACAGTTCATGCCTATGGTAGTGAAGTTGATCCTACTTTGATTGAGTTAAGTGTATTAAGTGCAAATTTACAACAAAATGTGATTGAATTTTTCCATCAAGATAGTTTGCAACCTTTTTTACTAGATCCAGTTGATTTAGTAATTGCTGATTTACCAATTGGTTATTACCCTGATAATGATCGTGCAAAATCATTTAAAGTCTATGTCGAGGATGAACATACATACGCTCATCACCTACTAATTGAACAAAGTTTAAATTATACAAAAGAAGCAGGTTTCTGTATTTTTGTTATTCCAAACTCACTGTTCTCTAGTGATCAAGCAACTCAATTACACGCGCTCATTCATCAGTCGGCTCATGTTGTTGGTTTATTGCAATTACCTAATACGATCTTTAAATCAAAACAAAATGCAAAAAGTTTATTTGTTCTACAGAAAAAGGGGAAAGATACAAAAGCGCCTAAAGAAGCGTTATTAGCACAGTTGCCGTCATTTAAAGATTTGCAGGCAACAGAAAATATAGTCGCTAAAATGAATCAATGGTTTAAAGAGGCAGGATACGATCAATAAAATTTGTTCGAAAATGCCGAAAAATGAATTGCGTTCTAGTTGCATTTTATATTGTTTGTTCGTTAATATAGGGTAGGTAAGAAAAATTGATTAAATAGGTATTTGAAAGGATAGGATAATGTTGTATAAAGTATTATCAATTAATGCTGGGAGTTCGTCGTTAAAGTTTCAATTGATTGAAATGCCAGGAGAAAAAGTGTTAGCAAAAGGATTAGTAGAGCGTATTGGACTTGAAAATTCAATTTTCGGTTTAAGCTATGGAGATAAAGAGGATGAGCAAGTTTTAGACATCCCAAATCATGATAAAGCTGTACAATTACTTTTAGAAAACTTGCAAGCATCTGGTGTTATTAAGTCACTAGATGAAATTGATGGTGTTGGACACCGTGTTGTGCATGGTGGAGAGAAATTTAGTGATTCTGTATTAGTTACAGATGAAGTATTAGAAGAAATTGAAAAGGTTTCTGAATTAGCTCCATTACACAACCCAGCAAATATTACTGGTATTAAAGCATTTAAAGAAGTATTACCAAATGTTCCAGCAGTAGCTGTGTTCGATACTGCTTTCCACCAGACAATGCCAGCTGAATCATATCTGTATAGTTTACCGTATGAATACTATGAGAAATATGGTATCCGTAAGTATGGTTTCCACGGAACAAGTCATAAATATGTATCAGAGCGAGCTGCAGAAATGTTAGATGAGCCACTTGATCGATTACGTTTAATTACTTGCCATATTGGAAATGGTGCAAGTGTTGCAGCAGTTGAAAATGGTAAGTCAATTGATACATCAATGGGCTTTACACCACTAGAAGGTGTAACAATGGGGACGCGTTCAGGAAGTCTAGACCCTGCGCTTATTCCATATATTATGGACAAAACAGGTAAAGACGTTAACGAAGTTCTACAAGTTCTTAATAAAGAAAGTGGAATGTTAGCTTTATCTGGTTTTTCTAGTGATTTACGTGATATTGAGAAGGAAGCAAATGAAGGAAACGAACGTGCTATTTTAGCATTAAACATCTTTGCTGATCGTATCCATCAATACATTGGCTCATACGCTTCAAAAATGAACGGTGTAGATGCAATTGTATTTACAGCTGGTATTGGTGAAAATAGTGTCGTTGTTAGAAAATTAATTTTACAAGGACTAGAGTTCATGGGTGTTTATTGGGATCCAGTTCTAAATGAGACTAGAGGTAAGGAAACAATGATCAACTATCCTCACTCACCAGTTAAAGTATTAGTAATCCCAACAAACGAAGAAGTTATGATTGCACGTGATGTTAACAGATTAGCACTTCAGAAATAAAAAGAGACGGCGGGACACCAATAAAATTGGTTTCTCGCCGTTATTTTTGTGGGATTTTACTTAGATATCATCAATCATCAGAACGAATGACAAGAACATCGCATGGTGCATATCGAACGATATTTTCAGAAACACTACCGATTAAGAAGCGTTCAACTGCATTTAATCCCGTAGCGCCACAAATAATTAGATCAGCTTTAAATGCTTTTGCGACATGCTTAGGAATTCTTACTTTGGGAGAGCCATAGTCGATATGGGTTTTGACGTTTGTGAGTCCTGCTGCCTCTGCTTGTTGTTTGTAATCGTTAAGTAATTGTGTTGCATAAGTTTCAGATCGATTGATCATCGTCTGATCATATGTTTCTGCCGTTGAAATGGTCTTAGTATCGACGACATGCGCAATAACTAAATTAGCATTGTTACGCTTACAAACCATTAAAGCCTTTTTAAAAGCTCTTAATGAAGCTTGTGAACCATCAATGGCAACGACAATGTTTTTATAAGTCTCATCTAATAACATCATAATCACTCCCTGACTTTTATACTGATAATATACCACAACAGCCATAAAACTAAACAACTGTTATAGTCAAACGTAAAAAAATTAACTCAGTTAGCATAAAAATAAGCTGTTTTTAAGCATGAATTGATACTTTACATAATTAACTGTATAATAACACTAATTCAAATTTTAGTGGTACAGATTCTTAAGGACAGGTGATAAACGTGGCGACAAAGCACGAGCAAATATTGAAACACATTGAAACATTAAGCGTTGGAACTAAGATCTCAGTTAGACAAACTGCTAAAGATTTAAGTGTAAGTGAAGGAACTGCTTATCGAGCAATTAAGGAAGCAGAAAACCAAGGATTAGTTAGTACAATTGAGCGAGTTGGAACGATCCGAATCGAACAGAAAAGTAAAGAGAATTTTGAGCATCTGACATTTGCTGAGATTATCGGTATTGTAGACGGCCAAGTATTAGGTGGTCGAGACGGACTTCATAAGACATTACACAAATTTGTAATTGGCGCTATGAAAAAAGATGCTATGCTACGTTATTTAGAAAAGGACTCATTACTAATTATCGGAAATAGAACTGATGCACATCAGCTTGCTTTAGAAAAGGGTGCTGCTGTCTTAATTACCGGCGGGTTTGATACAGCAGAAGATATTAAACGCTTAGCTGATGAATTAAAGTTGCCGATTATATCAACGAGCTATGACACATTTACCGTGGCAACGATGATTAACCGAGCGATTTATGATCAGTTAATTAAAAAGGAAATTGTCCTTGTAGGTGATATATATACGCCATTAAGCAAAACTCACTACTTAAATCGTAATGACACTTTAGCGAAATGGTATCAATTAAATCAAGAAACGACTCACACACGCTATCCAGTAGTTGATGATCAGAATAAAGTGGTCGGTATTGTAACTTCTAAAGATGTAATTGGTAAAGGTGAAGACACTTTAATTGATAAAGTGATGACTAAAGCACCGAAAACAGTCTTTAAGCAAACATCACTCGCATACGCTGCCCATATGATGATTTGGGAAGCGATTGAACTTGTTCCAGTAGTTGAGCAGAATCATCAATTAATTGGCTTGATTTCAAGACAAGATGTTTTAAAAGCGCTACAACATGTGCAACGTCAGCCACAAGTAGGAGAAACGATAGATGATATTGCAACAAGTGGATTTTCAATGCAACAAGATGGTCATCAAATCTCTTTTAAAACAAAGATTACGCCGCAAATGACAAATGCCTTAGGTACTTTATCAAATGGTGTGTTTGTTTCTTTTGTGTCAGAAGTTTGTACGCGACTCATTACAAACATGAAAAAGGGTGACTTAGTAGCAGAAAATATTTCAGTCTATTTTATTAGGCCGGTACAAATAGAAAGTGTTGTCGAGATCATTCCGAAAGTCCTTGAAATTGGCCGTAAATCGGTAAAAATAGATGTTGAGCTTTATCATGAAAAAGATATCGTTGGTAAAGCAGTGTTAATCGGTCAATTAATTGAAAGGTATTAAGAAGGGAAGGTTATTTAGTAAATGAACGTTACAGCTGAAATTAGAGAGAAAATTAAACAAAACGATAAAATAATTATCCATCGTCATGTCCGCCCAGACCTAGACGCTATTGGTTCTCAGGTCGGATTGGCAACGTGGATTAGGGACAATTTCCCTGAAAAACAAGTTTATTGTGTAGGAGAAGATGATCAATCATTAAGCTACTTAGCGACGATGGATCAAATCGAAGATGACACATATAACGATGCACTAGTTATCGTCTGTGATACTGCGAATCATCCACGAATTGACGATGATCGATATCACTTAGGTAAAGAAATCATTAAAATTGATCACCATCCAATCGTTGATCAGTACGGTCATACCAATTGGGTTGATACAGAAGCAAGCTCAACTTCAGAAATGATTTATCAATTAATTACCGAAAATCATGATCAAGAATATAAGTTAACAACAAAGGTTGCACAATTAATTTATGCTGGAATTATTGGTGATACGGGTCGGTTTTTATTTCCAAGTACAACGCCGAGAACATTTGAAGTTGCATCGGAATTAGTTAAGTATCCATTCGATCGTTCGGAAATCTATCAGAACCTTTATGAACTTGAACCTCACATTGCGAAGCTACAAGGCAGGTTACTTGATCAGTTAGCAATTGATGAGACAGGTGTTGTTGGCATCAAGCTAACGAAGGAGTTGTTAGATAAGTATCAAGTAACTGTAGATCAATCGAGTTCGTTGATTCAAGTCTATGGCAATATTAAAGGGATTAATTGCTGGGCAATGTTTGTTGAGGAAGATGATCAAATTCGTGTTCGGATCCGTTCCAAAGGGAAGAAAATTAATCATGTAGCTGAGCAGTTTAATGGCGGAGGTCATCCTCTAGCATCAGGTGCAACTGTATATAGCTGGGAGGAAGCGGATCAACTTTTAGCTACATTAAAGCAAGTTTGCAGTAAATAATTGATATGCTGGGAAATGCTATTTTGATAATCAATGATGCAAATTGAATCGAAATATTTCCCAGCTTTCATTACCTTGCTTTATCAAGCTCTATATGAATTTCACTGTGTTCATTAATAAACAGATGCTTAACTTTAGCCTGGTAGGAGAAATCATCAACTTTATATGGTTTATTTTCAACTGTGCGAATTAGCAACGGGTAATGCTCTGTCAACGTTGTAACTTCTTTACCGAGTATTACATTTACTTCATTTCTTAATAGCTCCTGTAATTCATGTAAACTAAAACGATCTAGTTTAAATGTTTCAGCATTAGTAATTTTAATCTCAATTGAATGGACAGTTAATTTTTCTTGATACTTTTGATTTAGATCAGACATTTTCTGTTCTAAAGTTTGGTAAGCTAATTGTAACTCTTGTTTCTCTATTCTCAATTGCAAATTTTCTTCAATGCGTTTTTCTAATAGTTGACCGTACATATAAATAAAGACGAAATAACTTAAAAGAGCGCCAACGAAAAGACCAGCCAAAAATCGCTGCCAATTTTTATTCTTATAATATGGTACTAGATGCATTAGCTTAACTCCTCTTGTGTAAACCATTCAATCACAAAAAGTGCAACCTGAACACCGCCCATAGCAGTAATAATGACTAATATTTGCTTAATAATATCAATTGTAGAACCTTGCATAAGCCCACGCTCAAAATTTGAAATAACATCAAACGTTCCACCAATTGCGGCAACAATCGCCCAGATTCTGAGACTTTTTGCGATTCTTGCGATCGATGTTAAGGGTGGTTCCCCACTGGCAAACGCCCCGATACTCCCAATAAAGGCCCCACCAATTATGACACCTAGTGCGAGGAAAAAACATTGAATAATAGTAGCGAAAAAACGTTCTTCCATTGCTTTACTCCTTTATCTTCGTTTCCGAGTCCTTAATTGTGCTATATGACTATATTTCATTGTATGTTTAATCGTTTGTGTCTATGTTTTTATTTTTTTTCAAACGTTGAAACTTCAGCTATAATGAAGTCAGTAAGTTCTTTTTAAAAAGGAGGTCGTTTTCATGTCGTTTGTTCATTTACAAGTTAAAAGTGGCTATACTTTTATGCATAGTACAATAAATTTGGATCAACTAGTTAAAAAAGCCAAGCAAGATAAGATGACGGCGATTGCGCTAACTGATCATAACGTCCTTCATGGTGCGATTGAATTTTATCAAGCGTGTAAAAGAGAGAACATTAAACCTATAATTGGAATGGAAACGAGTGTTGTGATAAACGATCGGGTTAATGAGCTCATTATTTTGGCTAAGAATAATCATGGTTATCAATCTTTACTCAAAATCTCCAGTCTAATTCAAACGAGTGATGTCAAACAAATATCATTTAATGATTTATCAACCATTTTAACTGATTGTCTGATTATTTTACCGATCGGATCAACTAGTTTAAAAGGGTTAATTCAAAATGGTGACATCAACGCCATTCAAGGATTTCTAAATATGTGGCCAGTTAGACCTGTCGTTGGTGTGACTCGCTTTGAGCTCGATTTAATTCAAATATTACATAAAAGTGGTGTAGATTTAGTAGCGCTTGGTGATGTTCGTTATTTAGAACAAACCGACCAACAAGCCTATCGCTACCTTAGAGCAATTGATCAAAAAGAAAAAATATTTGTTAAAGAAGATCAGCCTTATCGACATTTTTTCACTCAGAGTGAAGCAAGCTCATATTTTCAAGCATATCCTGATTTACTCAGTCAAACAGTAAGGATTGCCGAACAATGTGAAGTATCATTTGATCTTGGTCAAAATCATTTACCTAAATTTCCGGTACCAGAAGGCTATTCTTCAGCATCTTATTTAAAACAATTGTGTCTTAAGTCATTAAATGAAAAATATTCAAATCAAATGAGAGAAAAAGCACAGCAACGGTTAGACTATGAACTATCTGTCATTGAGAAGATGGGATTTAGTGATTATTTCTTAATTGTATGGGATTTTGTTCGGTTTGCTAAAAGTAAAGGTATTTTAGTAGGGCCAGGTCGAGGTTCAGCTGCAGGATCATTAGTCGCTTATTTATTATCGATTACTGAGATCGATCCAATTGAATATAATCTATTATTTGAACGATTTTTAAATCCGGAAAGAATCTCGATGCCGGATATTGATATTGATTTTTCAGATTACCGTCGTAATGAAGTGATTGAATATGTAAAACAAAAATATGGACACCAGTCAGTGGCTCAAATCGGCACATTCGGCTCATTTAAAACACGTTCAATTATTCGGGAACTTGCAAAAGCATTTTCATTACCGAAAGTAGATCTAGATTTTATTCTAGGAGAAATACCTGCGCAAGGGGCAGGATCAATTACGCAAGCTGTTAAGGCTTCAAAAGCATTATTAGATTATATTCAAAATCATGATCATTTAAAAGATTTTTTCAAAGTGGCAAGAATATTGGAAGGTCTACCTAGAAATATGTCTACACATGCTGCAGGGGTTATTATCCATGATCATCCATTAGTCGATTTTGTTCCACTAATTTCAGATGGTTCTGGTAATCAACTGACGCAGTTTTCAATGAATGATGTAGAACGAATTGGTTTACTGAAGATGGATTTTTTAGGATTACGTAATTTAACAACGATTGAGCGGATTCTAAAAATGGTTTCGCGATATGATGCTAAAGAGATAGATTTAGAGCAAATTCCATTAGATGATCAGAAGACTTATGCTATTTTTCAAACTGGACAAACAAACGGTATTTTCCAATTTGAATCACAAGGGATGAAAAGAGTATTAACACGCCTAAAACCAACACAATTTGAAGATATTGTAGCTGTTAACGCACTGTATCGTCCAGGGCCAATGGACTTTATTGATACGTATATAAATCGTAAACATAAACGGGAAAAAGTTAACTTTCCTCACAATGATTTAATCCCGATTCTAGCAACAACGTATGGTGTACTGATTTATCAAGAACAAATTATTCAGATCGCACACCGTTTTGCTGGTTTTAGTTTAGGTAAGGCCGATTTATTACGCCGAGCCGTTTCAAAAAAGAATCATGATGACTTACAGGGTTTAAAATCTGACTTTATTAATGGAAGTGTATCACGGGGCTATACAGCAGATCTTGCTGAAGAGTTATTTTCTTGGATTGTCAGATTTGCCAATTATGGATTTAACCGTAGTCACGCAGTTGCATACAGTAAGATAGCGTATCAGTTAGCTTATTTAAAGGCCAATTATCCAGTCTATTTCATTACAGAATTACTAAATACGGTAATTGGTGACCAGTCAAAAACGATCGAGTATTTTAAAGAAGCTAAGCAGAAAAAAATTAAGCTACTCCCGCCATCAATTAATAAAAGTCATTATTATTATCAACCTGATCACGGTCATATTCGAATGGGCTTATCATCGATTAAAGCAATCGGCTATCCAATCGTTAATGAGATTATTCAAGCGAGACAGCAAGGAAGGTTCAAGAGTTTATTTGACTTTTGTATGCGTGTCTCACTAAAAATTGTTAATCGTGGTGCAATTGAAACTTTAATTTTAGCAGGAGCTTTTGATGAATTTGGTATTGAGCGTGCTTCTTTATTAGCATCTGTTGATCAAGCGATTGAGCAAGGTGAGCTGTTTGGTGGACTTGAAGGAGAAGACTCATTATTTGGAGATGCATTAAACTTGGAAGACGATTATCAAAAAGTTGAACCATTTGAATTATTAGAAAAGCTCAGCTTTGAAAAGGAGTTACTCGGAGTTTATATCTCTGACCACCCACTTGAAGTGAATCGTCGTCATTTACGAGCGAATGGAATTATGGATTTCCACTATTTCTATCAACAAGAGCAGGTGAAAGACATTCGTTTTGCTACATTAATCCAAGATATTAATCAAATTCGCACGAAGCGCGGTGATTCAATGGCGTTCGTAAAGCTTACTGATGAGAATTTTGAAGTAGACGGTGTTATTTTCCCTAATTTATATCGGGAAGTAAAGGTGATGTTAAGTGAACAGATGTTTTGTCTTGTAACGGGTAAAAAGGACATCCGTAATGGCAAAGAACAACTAATTATTGATCAAATTACACCACTAGATTTAGCTGAGATCAGTTCGATCGACTCTCATTCAGCTCGTCTATATTTACAAGTAGCTGATGCCGCTAAACTAAAATTAGCTATTCACACATTGGAACGACTAGCTCGACGTCATCCAGGTCCGATTGAAATTATTGTTCATCAGAAAGATCAAAATCAAACATTTAAGTTATCGGAGCAATATTTTATCTCAAATCATTATGAGGTACTAAATGAATTGAAAAAACAATTCGGCACAGAGAATGTTGTGCTTAAATAGATTTCATTCCCTTGATTTACGGAAGAAATGGAACTCAACACTTAGTTAATTAATGAGTTCCATTTCTATTTATTAAGCGGTGAATAAACTGTTTTTTCTAAAAATAAGCTCTTGTTATTTACACCAGGTACTAATTTGGTATAATAGAGAAGTTAATTCAATAAATCGTTAATATACAAAATGATATAGAAAATATGAAGGGTGCGGTTTAGATT
This window contains:
- a CDS encoding class I SAM-dependent methyltransferase, producing MIEQHFNQLDVIVEEHANQKTQNYLDSLIDVLELTLADKDQISDQSLFEKVKQLQFDQLEKDQIRKVIELASLKGLQGAVQTQHLITPDTIASYMVYLIEKIFPKRQELRIFDIVSGSGNLLTAVMNQLERTVHAYGSEVDPTLIELSVLSANLQQNVIEFFHQDSLQPFLLDPVDLVIADLPIGYYPDNDRAKSFKVYVEDEHTYAHHLLIEQSLNYTKEAGFCIFVIPNSLFSSDQATQLHALIHQSAHVVGLLQLPNTIFKSKQNAKSLFVLQKKGKDTKAPKEALLAQLPSFKDLQATENIVAKMNQWFKEAGYDQ
- a CDS encoding acetate kinase → MLYKVLSINAGSSSLKFQLIEMPGEKVLAKGLVERIGLENSIFGLSYGDKEDEQVLDIPNHDKAVQLLLENLQASGVIKSLDEIDGVGHRVVHGGEKFSDSVLVTDEVLEEIEKVSELAPLHNPANITGIKAFKEVLPNVPAVAVFDTAFHQTMPAESYLYSLPYEYYEKYGIRKYGFHGTSHKYVSERAAEMLDEPLDRLRLITCHIGNGASVAAVENGKSIDTSMGFTPLEGVTMGTRSGSLDPALIPYIMDKTGKDVNEVLQVLNKESGMLALSGFSSDLRDIEKEANEGNERAILALNIFADRIHQYIGSYASKMNGVDAIVFTAGIGENSVVVRKLILQGLEFMGVYWDPVLNETRGKETMINYPHSPVKVLVIPTNEEVMIARDVNRLALQK
- a CDS encoding YtrH family sporulation protein — encoded protein: MEERFFATIIQCFFLALGVIIGGAFIGSIGAFASGEPPLTSIARIAKSLRIWAIVAAIGGTFDVISNFERGLMQGSTIDIIKQILVIITAMGGVQVALFVIEWFTQEELS
- a CDS encoding universal stress protein codes for the protein MLLDETYKNIVVAIDGSQASLRAFKKALMVCKRNNANLVIAHVVDTKTISTAETYDQTMINRSETYATQLLNDYKQQAEAAGLTNVKTHIDYGSPKVRIPKHVAKAFKADLIICGATGLNAVERFLIGSVSENIVRYAPCDVLVIRSDD
- the ytrI gene encoding sporulation membrane protein YtrI, encoding MHLVPYYKNKNWQRFLAGLFVGALLSYFVFIYMYGQLLEKRIEENLQLRIEKQELQLAYQTLEQKMSDLNQKYQEKLTVHSIEIKITNAETFKLDRFSLHELQELLRNEVNVILGKEVTTLTEHYPLLIRTVENKPYKVDDFSYQAKVKHLFINEHSEIHIELDKAR
- a CDS encoding DRTGG domain-containing protein, with amino-acid sequence MATKHEQILKHIETLSVGTKISVRQTAKDLSVSEGTAYRAIKEAENQGLVSTIERVGTIRIEQKSKENFEHLTFAEIIGIVDGQVLGGRDGLHKTLHKFVIGAMKKDAMLRYLEKDSLLIIGNRTDAHQLALEKGAAVLITGGFDTAEDIKRLADELKLPIISTSYDTFTVATMINRAIYDQLIKKEIVLVGDIYTPLSKTHYLNRNDTLAKWYQLNQETTHTRYPVVDDQNKVVGIVTSKDVIGKGEDTLIDKVMTKAPKTVFKQTSLAYAAHMMIWEAIELVPVVEQNHQLIGLISRQDVLKALQHVQRQPQVGETIDDIATSGFSMQQDGHQISFKTKITPQMTNALGTLSNGVFVSFVSEVCTRLITNMKKGDLVAENISVYFIRPVQIESVVEIIPKVLEIGRKSVKIDVELYHEKDIVGKAVLIGQLIERY
- a CDS encoding DHH family phosphoesterase — translated: MNVTAEIREKIKQNDKIIIHRHVRPDLDAIGSQVGLATWIRDNFPEKQVYCVGEDDQSLSYLATMDQIEDDTYNDALVIVCDTANHPRIDDDRYHLGKEIIKIDHHPIVDQYGHTNWVDTEASSTSEMIYQLITENHDQEYKLTTKVAQLIYAGIIGDTGRFLFPSTTPRTFEVASELVKYPFDRSEIYQNLYELEPHIAKLQGRLLDQLAIDETGVVGIKLTKELLDKYQVTVDQSSSLIQVYGNIKGINCWAMFVEEDDQIRVRIRSKGKKINHVAEQFNGGGHPLASGATVYSWEEADQLLATLKQVCSK
- the dnaE gene encoding DNA polymerase III subunit alpha, translating into MSFVHLQVKSGYTFMHSTINLDQLVKKAKQDKMTAIALTDHNVLHGAIEFYQACKRENIKPIIGMETSVVINDRVNELIILAKNNHGYQSLLKISSLIQTSDVKQISFNDLSTILTDCLIILPIGSTSLKGLIQNGDINAIQGFLNMWPVRPVVGVTRFELDLIQILHKSGVDLVALGDVRYLEQTDQQAYRYLRAIDQKEKIFVKEDQPYRHFFTQSEASSYFQAYPDLLSQTVRIAEQCEVSFDLGQNHLPKFPVPEGYSSASYLKQLCLKSLNEKYSNQMREKAQQRLDYELSVIEKMGFSDYFLIVWDFVRFAKSKGILVGPGRGSAAGSLVAYLLSITEIDPIEYNLLFERFLNPERISMPDIDIDFSDYRRNEVIEYVKQKYGHQSVAQIGTFGSFKTRSIIRELAKAFSLPKVDLDFILGEIPAQGAGSITQAVKASKALLDYIQNHDHLKDFFKVARILEGLPRNMSTHAAGVIIHDHPLVDFVPLISDGSGNQLTQFSMNDVERIGLLKMDFLGLRNLTTIERILKMVSRYDAKEIDLEQIPLDDQKTYAIFQTGQTNGIFQFESQGMKRVLTRLKPTQFEDIVAVNALYRPGPMDFIDTYINRKHKREKVNFPHNDLIPILATTYGVLIYQEQIIQIAHRFAGFSLGKADLLRRAVSKKNHDDLQGLKSDFINGSVSRGYTADLAEELFSWIVRFANYGFNRSHAVAYSKIAYQLAYLKANYPVYFITELLNTVIGDQSKTIEYFKEAKQKKIKLLPPSINKSHYYYQPDHGHIRMGLSSIKAIGYPIVNEIIQARQQGRFKSLFDFCMRVSLKIVNRGAIETLILAGAFDEFGIERASLLASVDQAIEQGELFGGLEGEDSLFGDALNLEDDYQKVEPFELLEKLSFEKELLGVYISDHPLEVNRRHLRANGIMDFHYFYQQEQVKDIRFATLIQDINQIRTKRGDSMAFVKLTDENFEVDGVIFPNLYREVKVMLSEQMFCLVTGKKDIRNGKEQLIIDQITPLDLAEISSIDSHSARLYLQVADAAKLKLAIHTLERLARRHPGPIEIIVHQKDQNQTFKLSEQYFISNHYEVLNELKKQFGTENVVLK